One Roseimaritima multifibrata DNA window includes the following coding sequences:
- a CDS encoding arylsulfatase has translation MFLKSFGALAIALLGIVSPALAQVEVTGDLGSPGATTTISGKQLPAPDPKFGGVIKDDALQSKPWWAPRTVPPKEAPNVLLIITDDAGFGVPSTFGGVIPTPAMDRVAKSGLRYNNIHSTALCSPTRAALITGRNHHVAGFGVISEQATGFPGYNSIIGKDKATIGRILLDNGYATSWFGKDHNTPAFAASSVGPFDQWPSGLGFEYFYGFVGGDANQWQPNLFRDHTQIYPFQDDPGWNLVTGMADDAIDYLHRTNQTLPDKKFFVKYAPGATHAPHHPTEEWVKKIHDMHLFDDGYEKLRERIFENQKKLGVIPADTKMAPWPADILKPWDELDAVTQKLFIKQVEIFAAYAAYSDHEIGRVIQAVDDMGKLDDTLIIYINGDNGTSAEGGPLGTPNEVAFFNGVNEMPVDVQMKWYDVWGTEETYNHMSAGWSWAFDTPFSWFKQNASKLGGIRQNMAVSWPGHIDDPGGLRNQFMHVIDVVPTILEVAGIAAPETVDGIEQAPIEGTSFAYTFKKANAQAPSEHKTQYFEMMGQWALYHEGWLLSTKVNRAPWEAFGVANPDPLNNQVLELYDLTSDFAQSDNIADENPDRLAKMKEMFISEAEKYQVFPLDASVAARVIAPRPNITAGRSEFVYTRPMIGLPQGDSPLLLNTSYTITAEITVPEGGAEGMMLTSGGRFCGYGFYLLKGKPVFLWNMLDLERIKWEGPEALSPGKHVVEFDFKYDGLGVGTLVYNNMSGLGRPGTGTLKVDGKVVDTKQMKKTIPMILQWDESFDIGSDSLTGVNDADYQPPFAFTGGLDKLTLKIDRPHLTPADIKTLEEGMKKVEAGRE, from the coding sequence ATGTTCCTTAAGTCTTTCGGAGCATTGGCAATAGCCTTGCTTGGGATTGTTTCACCAGCTCTTGCCCAGGTCGAAGTGACGGGCGATTTAGGATCGCCAGGGGCGACAACCACCATTTCGGGAAAACAACTTCCTGCACCCGATCCGAAGTTTGGTGGGGTGATCAAGGACGACGCGTTACAGTCGAAGCCGTGGTGGGCGCCGCGTACCGTGCCACCAAAGGAAGCGCCCAATGTGCTGCTTATTATTACCGATGACGCCGGGTTTGGCGTCCCCAGCACCTTCGGTGGCGTGATTCCAACCCCTGCGATGGATCGTGTTGCGAAAAGTGGTTTGCGGTACAACAACATCCACTCCACCGCACTCTGTTCGCCGACACGGGCGGCATTAATCACTGGCCGCAACCACCACGTCGCTGGCTTTGGCGTCATTTCCGAACAGGCAACCGGATTCCCCGGCTACAACAGTATCATCGGCAAGGACAAGGCGACGATCGGGCGCATTCTGCTGGACAACGGCTATGCCACTTCCTGGTTTGGGAAGGACCACAATACTCCCGCGTTTGCGGCCAGTTCGGTCGGTCCCTTTGACCAGTGGCCGTCGGGATTGGGCTTTGAATACTTTTACGGATTTGTCGGAGGCGACGCCAACCAGTGGCAGCCGAACTTGTTCCGCGACCATACGCAAATCTATCCTTTTCAAGACGATCCCGGTTGGAACCTTGTGACCGGCATGGCAGACGACGCGATCGATTACCTTCATCGCACGAATCAGACGCTGCCCGATAAAAAGTTTTTCGTGAAATACGCGCCCGGTGCCACTCATGCGCCCCATCATCCCACCGAGGAATGGGTGAAAAAAATCCACGATATGCACTTGTTCGATGACGGTTATGAGAAACTCCGCGAACGTATCTTTGAAAACCAGAAGAAGCTTGGCGTTATCCCCGCCGATACGAAAATGGCGCCATGGCCCGCAGATATTCTGAAACCGTGGGATGAACTGGATGCGGTGACTCAAAAGCTATTTATCAAACAGGTCGAAATTTTTGCCGCCTACGCCGCCTACAGCGACCATGAAATTGGTCGCGTGATTCAGGCCGTCGATGATATGGGAAAATTGGATGACACACTGATCATCTATATCAATGGTGACAACGGCACCAGCGCCGAAGGCGGACCGCTTGGGACTCCCAACGAAGTCGCTTTCTTCAATGGCGTTAATGAAATGCCAGTCGATGTGCAGATGAAGTGGTATGACGTATGGGGAACGGAGGAAACCTACAACCACATGTCTGCTGGCTGGTCATGGGCCTTCGACACTCCCTTCTCGTGGTTCAAACAGAACGCTTCGAAGCTGGGTGGGATCCGTCAGAACATGGCGGTGTCGTGGCCGGGACATATTGATGACCCCGGCGGACTGCGTAACCAGTTCATGCACGTCATCGATGTGGTTCCCACCATCCTAGAAGTCGCCGGCATCGCCGCTCCTGAGACGGTGGATGGCATTGAGCAGGCCCCGATCGAAGGAACCAGTTTCGCGTACACTTTTAAGAAGGCGAATGCGCAGGCTCCTTCGGAGCATAAAACGCAGTATTTTGAGATGATGGGGCAGTGGGCCCTGTATCACGAAGGTTGGCTGCTTAGTACCAAGGTCAACCGTGCCCCGTGGGAAGCCTTCGGGGTAGCGAATCCGGATCCGCTGAACAATCAAGTCCTCGAACTTTACGACTTGACCAGCGATTTCGCACAGTCTGACAATATCGCCGACGAAAATCCCGACAGACTTGCAAAAATGAAGGAGATGTTCATCAGCGAAGCGGAAAAATACCAAGTCTTCCCACTGGATGCCTCCGTCGCCGCTCGCGTTATTGCACCTCGACCCAATATTACTGCGGGTCGAAGCGAATTCGTTTATACACGTCCGATGATCGGGTTGCCGCAGGGCGATTCACCGTTACTGTTGAACACCTCCTACACGATCACCGCAGAGATCACGGTTCCTGAAGGGGGAGCCGAAGGCATGATGCTTACCTCTGGCGGTCGCTTCTGCGGTTACGGTTTCTACTTGCTCAAGGGCAAACCGGTCTTTCTCTGGAACATGCTTGACCTGGAGCGAATCAAATGGGAGGGCCCCGAGGCGCTCAGCCCCGGTAAGCACGTTGTCGAGTTCGATTTCAAGTATGACGGTTTGGGCGTCGGGACGCTTGTTTATAACAATATGAGTGGACTCGGACGCCCCGGCACCGGCACCCTTAAAGTCGATGGCAAGGTCGTCGACACCAAGCAGATGAAGAAGACCATCCCAATGATTTTGCAATGGGACGAGAGCTTCGACATCGGTTCCGATAGTTTGACAGGGGTAAACGATGCGGACTATCAGCCGCCGTTTGCGTTCACGGGAGGGCTGGACAAGCTGACCTTAAAAATCGACCGTCCACATTTAACCCCGGCGGACATAAAAACCCTCGAGGAGGGAATGAAGAAGGTGGAAGCCGGGAGAGAATAA
- a CDS encoding sugar phosphate isomerase/epimerase family protein, which yields MKIPQLKRRQFLIASSAALAAATLAREAVAADAPSYKLGIQLYSLRGFDVDQALKHASDLGFEQVEFYGGMLPTNASADEIQAMQKKVADLGMSISAHGVNRLTKDAAANRKIFEFAKALGIPTITADPDPDSFDNLDELVEEFDIQVAIHNHGPRHRYNKAIDVLDAIQGHDKRIGACADLGHYIRSGQSATEVIRLLQGRLYGIHLKDFADMQDKTEGVILGEGYLDVEGVFRALKATGFPENGAISLEYEENPKDPIKDIQQCVTVAQAAMKKVGV from the coding sequence ATGAAAATACCCCAGTTGAAACGACGTCAGTTTTTGATTGCCTCCTCTGCTGCCTTGGCTGCGGCGACGCTGGCTCGCGAAGCGGTTGCCGCAGACGCTCCTTCCTACAAACTTGGCATTCAGCTTTACTCATTGCGTGGGTTTGATGTCGACCAGGCGCTCAAGCATGCGAGCGACCTTGGCTTTGAACAGGTTGAATTCTACGGCGGTATGTTGCCGACAAATGCTTCCGCTGACGAAATCCAAGCGATGCAGAAAAAGGTCGCTGACCTTGGAATGTCTATCTCGGCTCACGGCGTGAATCGCCTTACCAAAGATGCTGCCGCGAATCGCAAGATTTTTGAATTCGCAAAAGCCCTCGGCATACCAACGATCACTGCCGACCCGGATCCCGATTCCTTCGACAACCTCGATGAGTTGGTAGAGGAATTTGATATTCAAGTTGCCATCCACAATCATGGTCCACGACATCGGTATAACAAGGCAATCGACGTCCTCGACGCGATCCAAGGTCATGACAAAAGGATTGGTGCCTGTGCCGATCTTGGTCACTACATTCGCTCCGGGCAAAGTGCAACGGAAGTGATCCGGCTGCTGCAAGGACGTTTGTACGGCATCCATTTAAAGGACTTTGCCGATATGCAAGACAAAACGGAAGGTGTCATCCTGGGCGAAGGCTACCTGGATGTCGAAGGGGTCTTCCGTGCTCTCAAGGCAACGGGCTTCCCCGAAAACGGCGCGATCTCGCTTGAGTACGAAGAAAATCCGAAAGACCCGATCAAGGATATCCAACAGTGCGTGACCGTCGCTCAAGCGGCAATGAAGAAGGTCGGCGTTTAA
- a CDS encoding SGNH/GDSL hydrolase family protein: MFNRFFAAAIGCALLFGIAAPFDSAVLGTVSVNAAETSPTDVPDLKIGTQSVNKILFIGNSITRHGPAPKIGWTGNWGMAATSEENDYVHLLLERITQAAGGKPQAMIKNVATFERSLTDYDIKEELKQELAFNPDLIVVAIGENAVSPATDEAKAEFATAFANLFTELTKQGKPTLFVRSSFWHHAEKDNLMKQACENAGGVFIDISDLDQNPANFARAEQQIEHAGVAAHPGDKGMQAIADAIWSKLQN; the protein is encoded by the coding sequence TTGTTTAATCGTTTTTTTGCGGCGGCCATTGGTTGTGCGTTGCTCTTCGGAATCGCGGCTCCATTTGATTCGGCTGTGTTGGGTACGGTCTCCGTAAACGCCGCGGAAACGTCTCCTACGGATGTTCCGGATCTGAAAATCGGTACACAGTCTGTTAACAAGATCCTGTTTATTGGAAATAGCATCACCCGCCACGGGCCCGCTCCCAAAATTGGTTGGACCGGCAATTGGGGGATGGCGGCGACTTCCGAAGAAAACGATTACGTTCATCTATTGCTTGAGCGAATCACCCAGGCGGCGGGCGGAAAACCGCAAGCCATGATCAAAAACGTTGCCACCTTCGAACGCAGTTTGACCGACTACGACATTAAGGAGGAATTGAAGCAGGAACTCGCCTTCAACCCCGATTTGATCGTCGTCGCGATCGGCGAGAACGCGGTCTCCCCTGCGACCGACGAAGCCAAAGCAGAATTTGCGACCGCCTTTGCAAACCTGTTCACCGAATTGACAAAACAAGGGAAGCCGACATTGTTCGTCCGCAGCAGTTTCTGGCATCACGCAGAAAAAGACAATCTGATGAAGCAGGCGTGTGAGAACGCCGGCGGTGTTTTCATCGACATCAGCGATCTTGACCAAAACCCCGCCAATTTCGCCCGTGCCGAACAACAGATCGAACACGCAGGCGTCGCCGCTCACCCCGGTGATAAAGGAATGCAAGCTATCGCAGACGCGATTTGGAGCAAGCTTCAAAACTAG
- a CDS encoding Gfo/Idh/MocA family protein: MIRPARPGRRDPVATDFPSTVPIVQRLLSEGPVSDASLSAKVHRRRFISAVSTLAAVSPMFWRAANSSAAAPDERMRVAVIGHTGRGDFGHGLSTVWLKVPEAEIVAVADADAKGLAREKEKTGAKQSFLDYREMIAETRPDIVVVCPRHIDQHHEMILAAIDGGAKGIYCEKPFCRTLDEADEIVAACERTGAKVAIAHRNRYHPAVPAIIEAIQSGAIGKPLEIRCRGKEDGRGGAQDLWVLGTHLFNLVPQFSGKVTACSAVMMHGKRPVTPADVVAGTEGVGPIAGDELHARYETENGIPVFFDSIRNHGVASAGFGLQIIGNEGIIDLRMDTEPLAHYVPGSPFRPSVKPRPWIPISSAGIGKPEPIEGIGHKVAHHLVAVDDLIAAIREDRPPLCSAEDGRATLEMVHGVYASHVAGGKAVSIPLATRTHPFLGWQVND, encoded by the coding sequence ATGATTCGCCCCGCTCGACCTGGACGCCGCGACCCTGTGGCAACGGATTTTCCCTCGACCGTTCCAATCGTTCAGCGTTTGTTGTCTGAAGGACCCGTTTCCGATGCGAGCTTGTCTGCGAAAGTGCATCGACGTCGTTTCATCTCCGCCGTTAGTACGCTTGCCGCTGTCAGCCCGATGTTTTGGCGGGCTGCAAACAGTTCGGCCGCTGCGCCCGATGAAAGGATGCGAGTGGCTGTGATTGGTCACACGGGGCGCGGTGATTTTGGTCACGGATTAAGTACCGTTTGGTTGAAGGTCCCCGAGGCTGAGATTGTTGCCGTCGCGGATGCGGACGCAAAGGGACTGGCTCGCGAGAAAGAAAAGACCGGCGCGAAGCAATCGTTCTTGGATTACCGGGAAATGATTGCCGAAACTCGCCCAGACATCGTCGTGGTTTGTCCGCGTCATATTGATCAACATCATGAAATGATCCTCGCGGCGATTGATGGAGGCGCAAAAGGAATCTACTGCGAAAAACCTTTTTGCCGAACGCTCGACGAAGCGGATGAAATCGTTGCGGCGTGCGAACGGACTGGCGCGAAAGTCGCCATTGCCCATCGCAACCGATACCATCCGGCGGTTCCCGCGATCATCGAAGCGATCCAGTCCGGAGCCATCGGCAAACCTTTGGAAATTCGCTGTCGCGGAAAGGAAGATGGACGGGGCGGCGCTCAGGACCTGTGGGTGTTGGGAACGCATCTGTTTAATCTGGTCCCCCAGTTCTCTGGCAAGGTGACCGCCTGCTCCGCGGTGATGATGCATGGCAAACGTCCTGTGACTCCGGCCGATGTCGTTGCCGGAACCGAAGGAGTTGGTCCGATCGCGGGCGACGAATTACACGCTCGGTATGAAACGGAAAATGGCATTCCCGTCTTTTTCGATTCCATCCGGAATCATGGAGTCGCCTCAGCTGGATTTGGGCTGCAAATTATTGGAAACGAAGGGATCATTGATTTGCGTATGGATACTGAACCGCTGGCCCACTATGTTCCTGGGAGTCCCTTTCGGCCTTCCGTGAAGCCAAGACCTTGGATCCCGATTAGTAGTGCCGGAATTGGCAAGCCGGAACCGATCGAGGGAATCGGCCATAAGGTGGCTCATCACCTGGTGGCCGTGGACGATTTGATCGCTGCGATCCGCGAGGATCGTCCACCGCTCTGCAGTGCAGAAGATGGTCGAGCGACGCTAGAGATGGTCCACGGGGTATATGCCTCGCACGTCGCGGGCGGAAAAGCTGTCTCGATACCACTCGCCACCCGCACGCACCCGTTTCTAGGTTGGCAAGTCAACGATTAG
- a CDS encoding sugar O-acetyltransferase, with the protein MKSEKEKMLAGDLYDANDPELVELRVLARERCHAFNTSSPRETELRRSLLQDLFACGGDSVWVEPSFRCDYGKNIYLGENVYFNFDCVILDVCEVRVGDFVFVGPGVHIYTASHPLEATLRRTQEFGKPVVIGNDVWIGGKAIICPGVTVGARSVIGAGSVVTKDVPSGVVVAGNPARAIREIE; encoded by the coding sequence ATGAAGTCCGAAAAAGAGAAGATGTTGGCTGGCGATCTGTACGACGCTAACGATCCTGAATTGGTAGAGCTCCGTGTTCTCGCACGCGAGCGATGTCACGCCTTCAACACCAGTTCGCCTCGTGAGACGGAACTGCGCCGCAGTCTTTTGCAGGATTTGTTTGCCTGCGGTGGGGATTCGGTTTGGGTGGAACCGTCATTTCGCTGCGATTATGGCAAAAACATTTACCTTGGCGAAAATGTCTATTTCAATTTCGATTGCGTGATCCTGGACGTGTGCGAAGTTCGTGTGGGGGATTTCGTTTTCGTGGGGCCAGGGGTTCACATCTATACGGCATCCCATCCGCTGGAAGCGACGCTTCGTCGTACCCAAGAGTTCGGAAAACCTGTCGTGATTGGCAACGATGTGTGGATAGGCGGCAAAGCAATCATCTGCCCCGGCGTGACGGTGGGTGCTCGTAGCGTTATTGGGGCTGGGAGTGTCGTGACAAAAGATGTGCCCTCGGGTGTGGTCGTTGCGGGCAATCCGGCTCGAGCGATTCGGGAAATTGAATAA
- a CDS encoding SDR family NAD(P)-dependent oxidoreductase produces MNQKNYVVVGGSHGIGLSIVKRLVAGGAAVTAIARTSDHLTGLSGVTAIEMDVLKDEIHADQLPESIDGLAYCPGSINLLPIRALTPEAMIADFQLNVVGAVKCLQASLRAMKAAEASTMVMFSSVAVSQGLPMHASVAASKGAVEGLTRSFAAELAPKIRVNCVAPSLTDTPLAARLLSSESKRHAMAERHPLKRIGTPDDIAAIAEFLLTNSSSWITGQVIGVDGGMATLRV; encoded by the coding sequence ATGAATCAAAAAAACTATGTTGTCGTTGGCGGTAGTCACGGAATCGGATTGTCGATCGTCAAACGTTTGGTCGCAGGCGGTGCCGCGGTGACCGCCATTGCTCGAACAAGCGATCATCTGACCGGGCTGTCAGGCGTCACTGCCATCGAAATGGACGTATTGAAGGATGAGATCCATGCCGACCAACTTCCCGAATCTATCGACGGGTTGGCCTACTGCCCTGGTTCGATCAATCTTCTCCCCATTCGTGCTCTCACCCCGGAAGCGATGATCGCTGATTTTCAGTTGAACGTGGTCGGAGCGGTCAAATGCTTACAGGCGAGCCTTCGGGCAATGAAGGCAGCCGAAGCGTCGACGATGGTAATGTTCAGCTCGGTCGCAGTCTCTCAAGGACTACCAATGCACGCGTCGGTCGCAGCCTCCAAAGGAGCCGTTGAGGGTCTTACTCGATCTTTCGCTGCGGAATTAGCCCCGAAGATTCGCGTGAACTGCGTGGCCCCATCGTTAACCGACACGCCACTTGCAGCGCGCCTACTGTCCAGCGAATCAAAACGGCATGCGATGGCCGAGCGACATCCGCTGAAGCGTATCGGAACCCCAGACGACATCGCCGCCATCGCCGAATTCCTGCTAACCAACAGCTCCAGTTGGATCACCGGGCAGGTTATTGGCGTCGACGGAGGGATGGCAACACTTCGAGTCTGA